From a single Ischnura elegans chromosome 7, ioIscEleg1.1, whole genome shotgun sequence genomic region:
- the LOC124163002 gene encoding uncharacterized protein LOC124163002 — protein sequence MWCRAEEERLQYVKLNQRNILRIASRQELDESIAAEGDIVPGKVYLPSTFTNSPRYMQDNVIFRPGQEREALQRSKSKLTLYLNRPEDPEFTPLTLIDFYEQYVVDTTAKPGSIPFDDGNHFIHKRQRGSSVARLRWLSPTLGELFFLRMLLARFPCRSYEELRTVDAVTYGSFQEAAMARGLLDELDEYGHALEEAASFKTGRALRQLFFAVIMFGAPAAVLWERFKGPLSEDYAGRLDERAAYHHALCDIDHMLRPHGRCLRDMGLPEVEDVTTEVGREEVRWNPEDAARAVEEWRPKLTEEQLSVVDAVITAVRNVQMRDRVFFIDGPSGTGKTVVLNHLTARMRAEGAIVLCTASTGIAALNHQGGITAHSMFQLPLETDDPNAPCGITGGSQRADLIRRASLIIWDEAPMSHRNTINILDRSLRDICQVEAAFGGKVVVLAGDFRQIPPIIPDGSKADIIDASLKSSVLWPIIIKKKLRSILRSRDDRAYSKFVLAVGEDRVPTVAMGEYQTIPLGSISFTTSLQELIDFVYPADVLSNPALCCNRAILSGTNHNISEINRFVLDMIPGEIVRLCSADSTPPCAGAVDNTLIHTDVLNAISHSGVPDHILELKLFVTVVRQEKTSDAETSEFRLERGRGLCRR from the exons ATGTGGTGCCGCGCAGAAGAGGAGCGTCTGCAATACGTTAAGCTTAATCAGCGTAACATTTTGAGAATCGCCTCGAGACAGGAGCTGGACGAGTCAATCGCCGCTGAGGGAGACATTGTGCCAGGGAAGGTTTACCTGCCGTCGACGTTCACCAATAGTCCGCGTTACATGCAG GATAACGTTATATTCCGCCCAGGACAGGAGAGGGAGGCGCTTCAGAGGAGCAAATCCAAGTTGACGTTGTATTTGAATAGGCCGGAAGATCCAGAATTCACGCCGTTGACGTTGATAGATTTTTACGAACAGTACGTAGTGGATACGACCGCTAAGCCAGGGAGCATTCCTTTCGACGATGGTAATCATTTCATTCATAAGCGACAGCGTGGGAGCAGCGTAGCTCGACTTCGGTGGCTCTCCCCCACGCTGGGGGAATTGTTTTTTCTGAGAATGCTCCTGGCGCGATTCCCGTGTAGGAGTTACGAGGAGTTGCGCACCGTAGACGCCGTTACCTACGGATCTTTTCAAGAAGCGGCAATGGCAAGAGGGTTGCTCGACGAACTAGACGAATACGGACACGCTCTAGAAGAGGCTGCGTCTTTTAAGACGGGAAGAGCCCTGCGACAACTCTTCTTCGCCGTAATTATGTTTGGTGCTCCCGCAGCCGTTCTTTGGGAAAGATTTAAGGGCCCCCTGAGCGAGGACTACGCGGGACGTTTAGACGAAAGAGCGGCCTATCATCACGCCCTATGCGATATAGATCACATGCTTCGTCCTCACGGAAGATGTTTGAGGGACATGGGTCTTCCTGAGGTCGAAGACGTAACTACGGAAGTCGGTCGAGAAGAGGTACGATGGAATCCCGAGGACGCCGCCAGGGCAGTTGAGGAGTGGCGTCCCAAGCTGACCGAGGAACAGCTTAGCGTTGTCGACGCCGTAATCACCGCCGTTAGGAATGTTCAGATGAGGgatagagtattttttattgacGGGCCAAGCGGGACGGGGAAAACCGTGGTTTTAAATCACCTGACGGCTAGGATGCGTGCAGAGGGCGCCATCGTGTTATGTACAGCCTCAACGGGAATAGCTGCTTTGAATCACCAAGGGGGTATCACCGCGCATTCAATGTTTCAATTACCGCTAGAGACGGACGACCCTAATGCACCGTGCGGCATTACCGGAGGGAGCCAGAGGGCCGATCTTATACGTAGGGCTTCGCTAATTATTTGGGATGAGGCGCCCATGTCACATAGAAACACAATAAACATTCTCGACCGATCATTGAGGGATATTTGTCAGGTGGAAGCGGCGTTCGGGGGGAAAGTTGTAGTGCTAGCCGGCGATTTCAGACAAATACCGCCTATTATTCCAGATGGGTCAAAGGCCGACATAATCGACGCTTCCCTTAAGTCATCCGTATTATGGCCTATCATTATTAAGAAAAAACTCCGTTCCATTCTTCGCTCTCGAGACGACCGTGCGTACTCGAAGTTCGTTCTCGCTGTCGGGGAAGATAGAGTCCCAACCGTAGCGATGGGGGAATATCAAACTATTCCTCTCGGTAGTATTTCATTCACAACATCATTGCAGGAGCTTATAGATTTCGTGTATCCCGCTGATGTTTTAAGTAATCCAGCCCTATGCTGTAACCGCGCCATTCTGTCGGGGACTAATCATAACATCTCGGAAATAAATAGATTCGTATTGGACATGATACCGGGAGAAATTGTTCGCCTGTGCAGCGCCGATAGCACACCACCGTGCGCGGGGGCGGTGGATAACACATTAATACATACGGACGTTCTCAACGCTATAAGTCACTCGGGTGTCCCTGACCACATTCTGGAGTTGAAG